The sequence CGACGCCTCCCCACCCGGACATCCTGGGACGaggccccccccccaccgccacaCCGCCGAGTCGCGCTGCGCAGGCGCTGTTGAGCATACGGCTTCACGAGTGTGAGAGTGCGCATGCGTGAGTGACCCGGCGGCCCAGACTTCTGGGCTGTTTCGGACAGGTGTTCCCAGGGGTCGGAGCGCCTGGAGCTACAGACCTGGGCCCCGCTAGCGCCATGGGCAGCGGCTGTCGCATCGAATGCATATTCTTCAGCGAGTTCCATCCCACGCTGGGACCCAAGATCACCTATCAGGTGCCATCTGGGCTCGCGGGACTGGGAAGGCTGGGAGAGGGTCGCTCTCGGGAGGTCAGTCGGCTGCCTGGAGGCGGTGGATCCCCTTGCTGCACGCGGGCACGCCACTCTTTCATTCACGGAGAATCGTGAACCAAGAAGATAGTCAGAACCAGGTCCCCGGCTCCCGGTGTGCCGGGGCAAACAACCATCACATGGCAGTGACTGTGGGAAATGAGGCTGTaggggagaggtggggatggGTGGTCCACTAGTATCCCTGGACGCATAGGAATTTAGGTGAGAGTGTGtgccaggtagagggaacagcatatgcaaaagcCAGGAGGCAGGTGAAAAGAGCATGTGTTTGGAAACACAAAGTAGCAGTAGCCTGGGTAGATGGGACAGAGGAGAAACGCCGGAGAAGAGGGCTTAGGCCTTGGGGGTCACCCTGTGTATTCTGCGTAGTCTCAAGGACCACTAAGGGACCTCTTGCCACTCCCCTCCCCAGGTCCCTGAGGACTTCATCTCCCGGGAGCTGTTTGACACAgtccaggtgtacatcattaccaAACCAGAGCTGCAGAACAAGCTCATCACTGTGTGAGACTCTAGCTGGGCGGTGGGGGGGCCCCAGGAGGAGTGGACAGGCTTGGGGACAAGAAGAACCTGACTCTGTTCCCACCTCTTTTCCCCCATCCAGCACAGCTATGGAGAAAAAACTGATCGGCTGCCCTGTGTGCATCGAGCACAAGAAGTACAGCCGCAACGCCCTGCTCTTCAACTTAGGCTTCGTGTGTGATGCCCAGGCCAAGACGTGTGCCCTTGAGCCCATCGTCAAAAAGCTGGCTGGCTACCTGACCACACTGGAGGTCGGCAACACGATGGGCTTGGGGGAAGTGTTCTCATGTCCCAAAGTCCTCCAGACCTGCGAACCTACCAGAGCAAAATGCCAGCCAGGGGTACTGAGGTGTGCCCACCATGCTTTCCATCCTCTATCCAGCTAGAGAGCAGCTTTGTGTCCACGGAGGAGAGCAAGCAGAAGTTGGTGCCCATCATGACCATCTTGCTGGAGGAGCTAAACGCCTCAGGCCGGTGCACTCTGCCCATCGGTATGGCCCAGCCTCTGCAAGGACAGCAGAGGGGTAGAGGAGGGATGGGAAAGTGGCAGGGGAAGATGAGCCCAGCCAAGGACAAGACTCATGAACAGATTTCTGGCCAGGAAATAGCCATGAGCTGGGCTGATGATGTCCAGGATCCAGTGCATGAtggggctgggatggggaggCGAGCAGAGCTCTCCAACTCTGCTCCTTAGCcatatttcttcccttctctggacctcagtctcTTTCTGAATAAAAGGGGAAGATTGACCCTACCACCTGCCTGCCTGAAGGGTGCTGGGAGCGCTGGATGGTAATTGAGGGCCTCTTGGAAGAGATGGCACTGAGGATATGGGTGGGGCTCCCTGCAGATGAGTCCAACACCATCCACTTGAAAGTGATTGAGCAGCGGCCCGACCCTCCTGTGGCCCAGGAGTATGATGTGCCTGTCTTTACCAAGGACAAGGAGGATTTCTTCAACTCACAGTGGGACCTCACCACACAACAGGTATGCCAGCCCGCCTGGGTATCATCACTTGGGGCTGGCTACAGCCCTGGCATCATCCCACCCCTActgaccctgccctgccctgcccagatCCTGCCCTACATTGATGGATTCCGCCATGTCCAGAAGATCTCGGCTGAGGCAGATGTGGAGCTCAACCTGGTGCGCATTGCCATCCAGAACCTGCTGTGAGTGGGGCAACAGTCACGTCCAGAATAGGGTTGCCAGCCAGGGAAGAGCCCAGGGGCCCTGAGTGTGGGGGCTGGGAAAGCAATGGCTATCAGAAGCTGAGAACAACTGTGTCCCTCAGGTACTATGGCGTTGTGACACTGGTCTCCATCCTCCAGGTGGGTGAGTCTGGGGTCTGGTTAAGTGGAGAGTGGATCATGTGGCTGGGCCAGACTGGGGTTGTATCAGACTTCCAAGCCCCTCACTCTAACCACTGTGCCTCCTGCTACCCTCCAGTACTCCAATGTGTACTGCCCGACACCCAAGGTCCAAGACTTGGTAGATGACAAGTCCCTGCAGGAGGCGTGTCTGTCATACGTGACCAAGCAAGGTAGTGGTGGGGTCTGGGGGAGGCCATCTCAGGGAGGGCAGGGCCACCTGGAAAGCTGACCCCTGGTGCCTACAGGGCACAAGAGGGCCAGTCTCCGAGATGTGTTCCAGCTGTACTGCAGCCTGAGCCCCGGCACTACTGTGAGAGACCTCATTGGCCGCCACCCCCAGCAGCTGCAGCGTGTTGATGAACGGTCAGAGGGGGATCCCCTGGGGCATGACGGGTTTGCCTGAGGGCAGGTACACTCTCTATGTCTCCCCAGAGCCCTGGGTCAGAGAGGAAGCCCAAGATTCTCAGTGAGCAGAATCATGTGGCACTGCTAGTCCAgacaggcttcctggaggtgacAGGTTTGGAGGCCAGTCTGGTCACTGAGACAAAATTGCAAGGGAGACTGCAGGAAAGGGTTGGCCTGGCTGGAAGGAGACCTGGCCAGGGCATCACCCCTCTCTCCCTTGACTGCCACCTCAGGAAGCTGATCCAGTTTGGGCTTATGAAGAACCTCATCCGGCGACTACAGAAGTATCCTGTGCGGGTGTCTCGGGAGGAGCGGAGCCACCCTGCCCGGCTTTACACAGGCTGCCACAGCTACGATGAGATCTGCTGCAAGACAGGTAGAGGCAGACAGGACAG is a genomic window of Equus asinus isolate D_3611 breed Donkey chromosome 21, EquAss-T2T_v2, whole genome shotgun sequence containing:
- the NPRL2 gene encoding GATOR1 complex protein NPRL2 encodes the protein MGSGCRIECIFFSEFHPTLGPKITYQVPEDFISRELFDTVQVYIITKPELQNKLITVTAMEKKLIGCPVCIEHKKYSRNALLFNLGFVCDAQAKTCALEPIVKKLAGYLTTLELESSFVSTEESKQKLVPIMTILLEELNASGRCTLPIDESNTIHLKVIEQRPDPPVAQEYDVPVFTKDKEDFFNSQWDLTTQQILPYIDGFRHVQKISAEADVELNLVRIAIQNLLYYGVVTLVSILQYSNVYCPTPKVQDLVDDKSLQEACLSYVTKQGHKRASLRDVFQLYCSLSPGTTVRDLIGRHPQQLQRVDERKLIQFGLMKNLIRRLQKYPVRVSREERSHPARLYTGCHSYDEICCKTGMSYHELDERLENDPNIIICWK